From the genome of Bacteroides sp. MSB163, one region includes:
- a CDS encoding DUF6078 family protein, which produces MSPDFNYNEVPLTFLHCLNKQCKKASKCLRYMVTAYVPAKYPAISTVNPNFIASCKDACPYFMPDEKKRFALGITHLLDKIPHSQAVSIKREMIAELQRATYYRCRRKERLIKPGEQERIRQIFLKWGINEEPVYDEYVEQYEW; this is translated from the coding sequence ATGAGTCCCGACTTTAACTACAACGAGGTGCCGCTTACTTTCCTCCATTGCCTCAACAAGCAATGCAAAAAAGCTTCCAAATGCCTGAGATATATGGTAACAGCCTATGTCCCGGCCAAATATCCCGCCATCAGTACCGTAAATCCGAACTTCATAGCCTCTTGCAAAGATGCTTGCCCATACTTCATGCCGGACGAGAAGAAACGGTTCGCACTCGGTATCACTCATCTGTTGGACAAGATACCACACAGCCAAGCTGTCAGCATCAAACGCGAAATGATAGCAGAACTGCAACGCGCCACTTATTATCGCTGTAGGCGTAAGGAACGGCTCATCAAACCCGGAGAACAAGAACGTATCCGCCAGATATTCCTCAAATGGGGAATAAACGAAGAGCCTGTATATGACGAATACGTAGAACAGTACGAGTGGTAA
- a CDS encoding glycoside hydrolase family 3 C-terminal domain-containing protein: MKKVLFGLAFAVALPLFAQQKPAYLDATKPIEERVEDALKRLTIEEKVAMLHAQSKFSSPGVPRLGIPEFWMTDGPHGIRPEVLWDEWDQAGWTNDSCVAFPALTCLAATWNPDMSMLYGKSIGEEARYRNKTVLLGPGVNIYRTPLNGRNFEYMGEDPYLASRMVVPYVQGVQQNGVAACVKHYALNNQEINRHTTNVIVDDRALYEIYLPAFKAAVQEGKTWSIMGAYNLYKGQHACHNQYLLNDILKGEWGFDGVVVSDWGGTHDTDQAITNGLDMEFGSWTDGLSNGHSNAYDNYYLAMPYLERIKSGKVGTEELDDKVRRILRLAFRTTMDANRPLGSILSPEHYEAARRIGEEGIVLLQNNGGVLPIDLNKAKKIAVIGENAVKMMTVGGGSSSLKVQRELSPLDGIRNRVGDKAEVVYARGYVGDATGEYNGVVTGQNLKDDRTPEELIAEAVKVAADADYVIFIGGLNKSNNQDCEDSDRKALGLPYAQDDVISALAKANKNLIVVNVSGNAVAMPWIAEVPSVLQAWFLGSEAGNSIAAVLMGDANPSGKLPFTFPARLEDVPAHSLGEYFGDRSKEVVDMKYNEGIFVGYRWADKQKKVKPLFPFGHGLSYTTFAYGKPVADKKVMSAADQISFTVTVKNTGDREGQEVVQLYISDKKSSLPRPVKELKGFKKVKLAPGEEKEVTFTIDKEALSFFDDAQHAWIAEPGKFEAIIAASAADIKGIVPFELK, encoded by the coding sequence ATGAAGAAAGTATTGTTCGGTTTGGCGTTTGCTGTTGCTCTCCCGCTTTTTGCACAGCAGAAACCAGCATATCTGGATGCGACCAAGCCTATTGAAGAAAGGGTAGAAGATGCGTTGAAAAGGCTGACTATCGAAGAAAAGGTGGCTATGCTGCATGCGCAAAGTAAATTCAGCAGTCCGGGCGTGCCCCGTTTGGGTATTCCTGAATTCTGGATGACGGACGGACCTCACGGTATCCGCCCTGAGGTTCTTTGGGATGAATGGGATCAGGCAGGATGGACCAACGACTCCTGTGTGGCTTTTCCGGCTTTGACCTGCCTGGCAGCTACCTGGAATCCCGATATGTCCATGCTTTATGGAAAAAGCATCGGTGAGGAAGCGCGTTATCGCAACAAGACCGTCCTTTTAGGCCCCGGAGTCAACATCTACCGTACACCGCTGAACGGACGTAACTTTGAGTACATGGGCGAAGATCCATATCTGGCTTCCCGTATGGTAGTTCCCTATGTGCAAGGCGTGCAGCAGAATGGCGTAGCTGCCTGTGTGAAACACTATGCGCTGAACAATCAGGAAATCAACCGCCACACCACCAACGTCATCGTAGACGACCGTGCCCTTTATGAAATCTACCTGCCTGCTTTCAAGGCAGCCGTTCAGGAAGGCAAAACGTGGTCTATTATGGGTGCTTACAATCTGTATAAAGGCCAGCATGCCTGCCACAACCAATATCTGCTGAACGATATTCTGAAAGGTGAATGGGGCTTTGATGGCGTAGTCGTTTCCGACTGGGGCGGCACGCACGATACCGACCAGGCTATCACGAACGGCCTCGATATGGAGTTCGGCAGCTGGACGGATGGCCTTTCCAACGGGCATAGCAATGCTTACGATAATTATTATCTGGCCATGCCTTATCTCGAACGTATTAAGTCCGGTAAGGTAGGTACGGAAGAACTGGACGACAAGGTGCGCCGTATCCTGCGTCTGGCATTCCGCACCACGATGGATGCGAACCGTCCTTTAGGTTCCATACTTTCTCCCGAACATTATGAGGCGGCACGCCGCATTGGTGAAGAGGGCATTGTGTTGTTGCAAAACAACGGTGGCGTATTGCCTATCGACCTGAACAAAGCGAAAAAGATTGCCGTTATCGGTGAGAATGCCGTGAAGATGATGACCGTAGGCGGTGGCAGTTCCTCTTTGAAAGTGCAACGTGAACTTTCACCGTTGGATGGCATCCGGAACCGTGTGGGCGATAAGGCAGAAGTGGTTTACGCCCGCGGTTACGTGGGTGATGCGACAGGTGAGTATAATGGTGTGGTAACAGGGCAGAACCTGAAGGACGACCGTACGCCCGAGGAATTGATAGCCGAAGCCGTAAAAGTTGCGGCGGATGCTGATTATGTTATCTTTATTGGCGGACTGAATAAGAGCAACAATCAGGATTGTGAAGACTCCGACCGTAAAGCCCTTGGCCTGCCTTATGCACAGGATGATGTCATCTCCGCTTTGGCAAAAGCCAATAAGAATCTGATTGTTGTGAATGTTTCCGGCAATGCCGTGGCGATGCCCTGGATTGCGGAAGTTCCTTCGGTATTGCAAGCCTGGTTCCTGGGCTCTGAAGCCGGAAATTCGATTGCCGCCGTATTGATGGGGGATGCTAATCCTTCCGGTAAGCTGCCTTTCACTTTTCCCGCCCGTCTGGAAGATGTGCCGGCCCACAGCCTTGGCGAGTACTTTGGCGACCGTAGCAAGGAAGTGGTGGATATGAAATATAACGAAGGTATCTTCGTAGGTTATCGTTGGGCTGATAAACAAAAGAAGGTGAAGCCCTTATTCCCCTTCGGACACGGACTTTCTTATACGACATTTGCGTATGGCAAACCTGTCGCTGACAAGAAAGTGATGTCTGCTGCTGATCAGATTTCCTTTACCGTAACCGTAAAGAATACGGGTGACCGCGAGGGTCAAGAAGTTGTGCAGTTGTATATCAGCGATAAGAAGTCCAGTCTGCCCCGTCCCGTTAAGGAGCTGAAAGGCTTCAAGAAAGTGAAACTGGCTCCGGGCGAAGAGAAAGAAGTTACCTTCACCATCGACAAAGAAGCCTTGAGTTTCTTCGACGACGCCCAACATGCCTGGATAGCCGAACCGGGTAAGTTTGAAGCCATTATTGCAGCTTCGGCAGCGGATATTAAAGGCATTGTTCCTTTTGAATTAAAGTAG
- a CDS encoding glycoside hydrolase family 5 protein — protein sequence MFKSILVGTSLLAASLMLGSCGEKAEKTQESAAFVTIQGQDLIKPDGTKLFIMGTNLGNWLNPEGYMFKFSKTNSPRFINEMFSQLVGPDFTAEFWKAFKDNYITREDVQFIKNTGANTIRLPFHYKLFTDEDFMGLTTAQDGFARVDSVVEWCREADLYLILDMHDAPGGQTGDNIDDSYGYPWLFESETSQQLYCDIWRKIADRYKNEPVILGYELFNEPIAPYFPNMEELNGKLEDIYKKGVAAIREVDTNHIILLGGAQWNGNFKPFTDSKFDDKIMYTCHRYGGDPTKEAIQSIIDFRDKVNLPMYMGEIGHNTDEWQAAFCQTMRENNIGYTFWPYKKMDGSSFVGITPPENWANIVYFSEALRTSYKEIRDARPDQVMARKAMMDFIEACKLKNCVVQEGYIQSLGMK from the coding sequence ATGTTCAAATCAATTTTAGTGGGTACATCCCTCCTTGCCGCCTCCCTGATGTTAGGCAGTTGCGGTGAAAAGGCAGAAAAAACACAGGAATCTGCCGCGTTTGTAACAATTCAAGGGCAAGATCTGATAAAGCCCGATGGTACAAAACTCTTTATCATGGGTACCAATCTGGGTAACTGGCTGAACCCGGAAGGATATATGTTCAAGTTCAGCAAGACCAACTCGCCCCGTTTCATCAATGAAATGTTCAGCCAGCTGGTGGGACCCGACTTTACCGCTGAGTTCTGGAAAGCATTTAAAGACAATTACATTACCCGTGAGGACGTACAGTTCATCAAAAACACAGGTGCGAACACTATCCGCCTCCCCTTCCATTATAAACTCTTCACCGATGAGGATTTTATGGGACTGACCACCGCTCAGGATGGCTTTGCCCGTGTGGACAGTGTAGTGGAATGGTGCCGTGAAGCGGACCTCTATCTGATTCTCGATATGCACGATGCTCCGGGCGGACAGACAGGTGATAATATCGACGATAGTTACGGATATCCCTGGCTGTTTGAAAGTGAAACGAGTCAGCAGTTGTATTGCGACATTTGGCGCAAGATTGCAGATCGTTATAAAAATGAACCGGTGATTCTGGGTTATGAGCTTTTCAATGAGCCCATTGCTCCGTACTTTCCTAATATGGAAGAACTGAACGGCAAGCTGGAGGATATCTATAAGAAGGGTGTAGCAGCTATCCGTGAGGTGGATACCAACCATATTATTCTGTTGGGTGGTGCACAATGGAACGGTAACTTCAAGCCGTTTACGGATTCTAAGTTCGATGATAAGATAATGTACACCTGCCATCGCTACGGAGGCGATCCTACAAAAGAAGCTATCCAGAGTATTATTGATTTCCGTGACAAAGTGAATCTGCCGATGTATATGGGCGAAATAGGCCATAACACGGATGAATGGCAGGCCGCTTTCTGCCAGACGATGCGTGAAAATAATATCGGTTATACTTTCTGGCCGTATAAGAAGATGGATGGTTCCAGCTTCGTCGGTATCACTCCTCCGGAGAATTGGGCGAATATCGTTTATTTCTCTGAAGCTCTGCGTACTTCCTACAAGGAAATCCGCGATGCACGTCCCGATCAGGTAATGGCACGCAAGGCAATGATGGATTTCATCGAGGCTTGCAAGCTGAAAAACTGTGTGGTACAGGAAGGATATATACAATCGTTAGGTATGAAATAA
- a CDS encoding glycoside hydrolase family 30 protein — protein sequence MNLKLPLLLGCCLFAAITACAETSASLDENAAGKKKADVYITTADRQQSFNHTAQKLSKTPAFESVITLNPKVKFQEMDGFGAAVTGSTCYNLMQMTPADRAKFLTETFSDKDGLGFSYIRISIGCSDFSLSEYTCCDTKGIENFALQTEEKEYVIPILKDILAINPTIKILGSPWTCPKWMKVNNLEEKKPFDSWTSGQLNPDYYRDYATYFVKWIEAFRKEGIDIYSVTPQNEPLNRGNSASLFMGWKEELAFVRDALGPAFKAAGLDTKIYAFDHNYNYDNMADQQQYPVKIYDDEVAAAFLTGAAYHNYGGRREELNNIQQKRPDKELIFTETSIGMWNDGRNLEKRLMEDMREVALGTVNNWCKGVIVWNLMLDNERGPWREGGCKTCYGAVDISREDYRTMTYNSHYYIIGHLSSVVKPGAVRIESKGVAEKGLMYSAFENPDGTVAFVLLNEGTSEARLTVTDGKNCVDCVVPAKAVASYRWKK from the coding sequence ATGAACTTGAAACTACCTCTTTTATTAGGATGCTGTTTATTCGCTGCCATTACGGCTTGTGCCGAGACTTCCGCTTCATTGGACGAAAATGCGGCAGGAAAGAAGAAAGCAGATGTGTACATCACGACTGCCGACCGTCAGCAAAGCTTTAATCACACTGCTCAGAAGCTCTCTAAAACTCCGGCGTTTGAATCCGTAATCACCCTGAATCCGAAGGTGAAATTTCAGGAGATGGACGGTTTCGGTGCTGCCGTGACCGGTTCTACCTGCTACAATCTGATGCAAATGACACCTGCCGACCGTGCGAAGTTTCTTACCGAAACTTTTTCGGATAAAGACGGACTGGGCTTCAGCTATATCCGTATTTCCATAGGCTGCTCCGATTTCTCACTGAGCGAATATACCTGCTGCGATACGAAAGGCATTGAAAACTTTGCCTTGCAGACCGAAGAAAAAGAATACGTAATACCTATCTTAAAAGATATTCTGGCGATTAATCCCACCATTAAGATACTGGGCTCTCCGTGGACATGCCCTAAATGGATGAAGGTGAATAACCTGGAGGAAAAGAAGCCCTTCGACTCCTGGACAAGCGGACAACTGAATCCGGATTACTATCGGGATTATGCCACTTACTTCGTGAAATGGATTGAGGCATTTCGTAAAGAAGGTATTGATATTTATTCCGTCACTCCACAGAATGAACCGTTGAACAGGGGTAATTCCGCATCTTTGTTCATGGGTTGGAAAGAAGAACTGGCCTTTGTGCGCGACGCTCTTGGCCCTGCTTTCAAGGCTGCCGGACTGGATACGAAGATTTATGCTTTCGATCATAATTACAACTACGATAACATGGCCGATCAGCAACAATACCCCGTTAAGATATATGATGATGAAGTAGCTGCCGCTTTCCTCACCGGAGCCGCTTATCACAATTATGGTGGCAGGCGCGAAGAACTGAACAATATCCAACAGAAACGTCCTGACAAGGAACTGATCTTCACCGAAACTTCTATCGGTATGTGGAATGACGGGCGCAATCTTGAAAAACGACTGATGGAAGATATGCGTGAAGTAGCCCTCGGAACGGTAAACAACTGGTGTAAAGGCGTTATTGTCTGGAATCTGATGCTGGATAATGAGCGTGGTCCCTGGCGTGAAGGAGGATGTAAGACCTGCTACGGTGCGGTCGATATCAGTCGTGAAGACTACAGGACGATGACTTATAATTCTCATTATTACATCATCGGCCACCTGTCGTCTGTGGTGAAACCGGGTGCAGTCCGTATCGAAAGCAAAGGCGTGGCAGAGAAAGGCTTGATGTACTCTGCGTTCGAAAATCCCGATGGAACCGTGGCTTTTGTGCTGTTGAATGAAGGAACCTCTGAAGCCAGACTGACAGTAACGGACGGAAAGAATTGCGTGGATTGTGTAGTGCCTGCCAAGGCTGTGGCATCTTATCGCTGGAAGAAATAA
- a CDS encoding DUF6377 domain-containing protein: MKIKLLIFLGLALVGIHGMSAPADVPAMGGWTDALDVAIGKHKEYVAVRESRIEALRQQLVQTGSETPKFFRLNAEMYQEYKAYICDSALYYLSRNLRWAQQHGEQDAADETRIRRAHLMSAAGMYKEASEDLEKINPSELSPRLLPDYYECYRHLYNELGAYTQDTFRRSRYYGLSAAYGDSLMQVLSPASALYLERKEMKAAGSGQLEEALKINDSRLAGIRPDTPEYALVTYHRSLLYRRLGDRQQEKYYLALSALTDVRLAITDHASLWTLAQLLYEEGDIECAYRYIRFSWDETNHYNARSRSLQTAGILSLIDLTYQAMQEKQNDRLRFYLWMISILSLLLVMAIIWIYRQMKHLSIARGHLEQANEQLQMSNHIKEEYIGRFLKLCSTYIDRLDAYRRMVNKKLSGGQTEELLKMVRSRDVLDTDLKELYENFDTAFLHLFPDFVEKFNQLLQPEERIILRKGELLNTELRIFALIRLGIDDSSQIAEFLRYSVNTIYNYRAKVKNKACVSRDDFEMCVMKIR, from the coding sequence ATGAAGATAAAACTGCTGATATTTCTAGGCCTGGCTTTAGTTGGCATTCACGGAATGTCGGCTCCGGCCGATGTTCCTGCAATGGGTGGATGGACTGATGCTTTGGACGTAGCCATCGGTAAGCACAAAGAATATGTGGCAGTACGGGAATCCCGTATTGAGGCGTTGAGGCAGCAATTGGTACAGACCGGTTCGGAAACCCCGAAGTTCTTCCGGCTGAATGCGGAGATGTATCAAGAATACAAAGCATACATCTGCGACTCCGCCCTTTACTATCTGAGCCGTAACCTGCGCTGGGCACAACAGCACGGTGAGCAGGATGCAGCAGATGAAACCCGTATCCGGAGGGCGCATCTGATGTCAGCGGCAGGTATGTATAAAGAAGCTTCCGAAGATCTGGAAAAGATAAATCCCTCTGAGCTTTCTCCCCGTTTGTTACCCGATTATTATGAATGTTACCGCCATTTGTACAATGAATTGGGGGCGTATACGCAGGATACCTTCCGGCGCAGTCGTTATTACGGCTTGTCCGCCGCATATGGAGACTCTCTGATGCAGGTGCTTTCTCCTGCCTCCGCCCTCTATCTGGAACGTAAAGAGATGAAAGCCGCCGGCTCCGGTCAATTGGAGGAGGCTTTGAAGATAAATGATAGCCGTTTGGCGGGCATACGTCCCGATACCCCGGAATATGCGTTGGTCACTTACCACCGTTCCCTGCTTTACCGTAGGTTGGGAGACAGACAGCAGGAAAAGTATTATCTGGCTTTGTCTGCTTTGACAGATGTCCGGCTGGCAATTACCGATCATGCTTCCTTGTGGACCTTGGCGCAACTGCTTTATGAAGAAGGAGACATTGAATGTGCTTACCGCTACATTCGCTTCTCGTGGGATGAAACCAACCACTACAATGCCCGTAGCCGCAGCTTGCAGACGGCAGGTATTCTGTCGCTCATAGATCTTACCTATCAGGCCATGCAGGAGAAGCAGAACGACCGTCTGCGCTTTTATCTTTGGATGATCAGTATCCTGTCCCTGTTGCTGGTTATGGCTATCATCTGGATATATCGGCAGATGAAGCATCTTTCCATAGCCCGCGGTCATCTGGAACAGGCCAATGAACAGTTGCAGATGTCCAATCATATAAAGGAGGAATACATCGGTCGTTTCCTGAAACTATGTTCTACCTATATCGACCGTCTGGATGCTTACCGTCGCATGGTCAACAAAAAGCTTTCCGGCGGACAAACGGAAGAACTGCTGAAAATGGTGCGTTCAAGAGATGTGCTTGACACTGATCTGAAGGAACTGTACGAGAACTTCGATACTGCCTTCCTCCATCTTTTCCCTGACTTTGTAGAAAAGTTCAATCAGTTGTTGCAGCCTGAAGAACGGATTATACTCCGCAAGGGCGAACTGCTGAATACAGAATTGCGTATTTTTGCCTTGATCCGTCTGGGTATTGACGATAGTTCGCAGATTGCCGAGTTCCTTCGTTATTCCGTCAATACAATCTATAATTACCGCGCTAAAGTGAAAAATAAAGCGTGCGTCTCGCGGGATGACTTTGAAATGTGCGTTATGAAGATACGCTAA
- a CDS encoding DUF5009 domain-containing protein, translated as MKNLTPQRVAAVDVFRALTMFLMLFVNDIPGLKNIPHWLKHAEMNEDMLGFSDTIFPAFLFCMGMSVSFAIQNRYRKGDTTLQVIAHVFWRTVALIAMGLFSLNSGGIEGGLSHQWFTILMVVGFFLVWAVYPKAEGSKKYLFIAMKVVGVALLAFLVLYKDLSGKPFHQGWWGILGLIGWTYVVCAGIYLFTRESLRKNVIAWLVVVLLAVISHSSLIPQEYGLRVILLPFIPSDWTLHAFGMSGVLTSLLMQKYADREHPRKFITMLCVLGAVMLIAALCSHPYWIISKIQATPSWLFYCLAAFFPLFGLFYWLTDVKGKTPWFDIIKPAGTATLTCYIIPYLWYSVQQLLGLYYPEVLNAGTPGLLRSLIFSLIIVQLTGLLVKAKIKLKV; from the coding sequence ATGAAAAACTTAACACCTCAACGAGTGGCGGCGGTCGATGTATTCCGCGCGCTTACTATGTTCCTAATGCTCTTTGTGAATGATATTCCCGGTCTGAAAAACATCCCCCACTGGCTTAAACATGCCGAAATGAACGAAGATATGCTGGGTTTTTCCGACACTATTTTCCCCGCATTCTTGTTCTGTATGGGTATGTCCGTTTCTTTTGCCATACAAAACCGTTACCGGAAAGGTGACACTACTTTGCAGGTCATTGCGCACGTCTTCTGGCGTACGGTGGCACTGATTGCAATGGGACTGTTTTCGCTCAATTCGGGCGGCATCGAAGGAGGCCTCTCCCATCAATGGTTCACAATACTGATGGTTGTCGGTTTCTTCCTGGTCTGGGCGGTTTATCCCAAGGCCGAAGGTTCCAAAAAGTACCTTTTCATCGCAATGAAAGTTGTCGGAGTCGCACTGCTGGCGTTCCTTGTACTGTATAAAGATTTAAGCGGAAAACCTTTCCATCAAGGTTGGTGGGGCATACTGGGACTTATCGGTTGGACATACGTGGTTTGTGCCGGTATTTATCTGTTTACCCGCGAGAGTTTACGTAAAAATGTAATTGCATGGCTGGTGGTTGTGCTGCTTGCCGTAATCAGCCATTCCAGCCTGATACCGCAGGAGTACGGATTGCGTGTCATCCTGCTGCCTTTCATCCCCAGTGACTGGACACTGCATGCATTCGGCATGTCGGGCGTGCTCACTTCGCTGTTGATGCAGAAATATGCCGACCGCGAACATCCGCGTAAGTTCATCACTATGCTTTGTGTATTGGGTGCTGTCATGCTCATTGCCGCACTTTGCTCGCATCCTTACTGGATTATCTCGAAGATACAGGCCACTCCGAGCTGGTTGTTCTATTGCCTTGCCGCATTCTTCCCGCTGTTCGGATTGTTCTATTGGCTGACGGATGTGAAAGGCAAAACGCCGTGGTTCGATATCATCAAACCCGCCGGAACTGCAACACTGACATGCTATATCATTCCTTATCTATGGTATTCCGTACAGCAGTTATTAGGGTTGTACTATCCCGAAGTGCTGAATGCCGGTACACCAGGTTTACTGCGTTCGCTCATATTCTCCCTCATCATTGTCCAACTGACCGGGTTGCTGGTGAAGGCTAAAATAAAACTGAAAGTATAA
- a CDS encoding epoxyqueuosine reductase QueH yields MLKLQTPNNENKVLLHSCCAPCSSAIIECLLANDIRPTVFYYNPNIYPQEEYEIRKAEAIRYVQGLGLDFIDGDYDYQLWRSSMQGMENEPERGSRCLKCFTHRLTETARYASEHGFTLFTTTLASSRWKSLDQINEAGHRASSLYPGTTFWEQNWRKGGLQDRRNQLLKEHEFYNQQYCGCEFSMRRLETT; encoded by the coding sequence ATGTTAAAGTTACAAACTCCCAACAACGAAAACAAGGTGCTGCTTCATTCCTGTTGCGCACCTTGTTCTTCCGCCATTATCGAATGTCTGCTTGCCAACGACATCCGTCCTACCGTATTTTATTATAATCCCAATATTTACCCTCAGGAAGAGTACGAAATCCGGAAAGCCGAAGCCATCCGCTACGTCCAGGGTCTTGGACTCGACTTCATTGATGGTGACTATGATTACCAGTTGTGGCGTTCGTCCATGCAGGGTATGGAAAACGAACCCGAACGTGGCAGCCGTTGCCTGAAATGTTTCACCCACCGACTGACGGAGACCGCCCGGTATGCTTCAGAACATGGCTTCACCCTGTTCACCACCACCCTCGCCTCTTCCCGCTGGAAAAGCCTCGACCAGATAAATGAGGCGGGACACCGTGCCTCCTCCCTCTATCCCGGTACCACCTTCTGGGAACAGAACTGGCGAAAAGGAGGATTACAGGACCGGAGGAACCAACTTCTTAAAGAACATGAATTCTATAATCAGCAGTATTGCGGTTGTGAGTTCAGTATGCGGAGGCTTGAAACAACTTGA
- a CDS encoding helix-turn-helix transcriptional regulator produces the protein MDTYSDNWNACLLFRNKQLTKQLKNYQEASVLADCSSSLLLAMSQLLRLHQHSSYGIIRDETEWQNLFTIIDWFYGGCLSEELAEYTLSSQELKLCYLVRARLCNKTVATLFNITPQSVLKTKQRIKNKLSLSAVNSLDKYIQQM, from the coding sequence ATGGACACTTACAGTGATAATTGGAATGCTTGCTTACTGTTCAGAAATAAGCAACTGACAAAACAGCTGAAAAACTATCAGGAAGCATCAGTATTGGCAGATTGCTCATCTTCTTTATTATTGGCCATGAGCCAGTTGTTACGGCTTCATCAGCATTCTTCTTATGGTATTATCAGAGATGAAACTGAATGGCAGAACCTCTTCACTATTATTGATTGGTTTTACGGAGGTTGTTTGTCGGAAGAACTGGCAGAGTATACATTGAGCTCTCAGGAACTGAAATTGTGTTATTTGGTTCGCGCTCGGCTATGTAATAAGACTGTAGCGACTCTTTTTAATATTACTCCTCAATCAGTATTGAAAACTAAACAGCGAATAAAGAATAAGCTCTCCTTATCCGCTGTAAATAGTCTGGATAAGTATATACAACAAATGTGA